CTTACCTGCCGTATTCTCCAAATTCGCGCCATCTAAATTCGCCGTCGCCAGATTCACCTGGGAAAGATTCGCATCTGCCAAATTGGCACCCCGCAAATCAGCCCAAGTGAAATTGGATTGACTCAAATTCGCATTGCTAAAATTCACGTGGGCAGCATAAGCCTGAGATAAATTGCAGCCAACCAGACTGGCTTCCGAAAAATTGCTTCCCTCGGCAAACACATGTTTGGCATTGCTAAAATCAAGGATGCTGCGGCTAAAATTAGCATAGAGAAGGCACGTATAGCTCAAATCGCAGCCGATGAGTTCGCTATCGGTTAAAACCAAATTTGTCAAATCCAATCCTCGCAAATCGATATTGGCTAACAGCAACCGTTCAAACCGTCGTTCTCCCGCTTCCAAGCGTTTCCGAAAATCCTGCGCCGTCATGGGAGTTTTGGGTAAATCCGAATCAATATTGGACCGTTGGGAATCTCTTTTGGACAAGATAGATTTTAAGGTTTTCCACATGGTGTCTTTCTCCTTTTGCAGTTGTACAATGGTTTTTTTGGGATAGTTCTCAGCGATTTGGGTTGGGGGCAACCACGGGGGGTTGGAGGCAACCACGGGGGGTTGCCCCTACGGGGAATTGGTGGTGTGGAAACATGGGGGTTGGAGGCAACCACGGGGGGTTGGGGGCAACCACGGGGGGTTGCCCCTACGGGGAATTGGTGGTGTGGAAACATGGGGGTTGGGATTATTCCTGTTCCTCAACAACGGACCCCCAGAGGTTCGGTACCTTACGGGCAATATTGCTGCGTAGCCGGGGAATCAGCACTTGGGCGGCGTAGTACAGTTCGTAAATGGTATTGTCTAGAACAAGACGTTGTAGGTCTGTGTGGGGATGGCAGGTGAATTGCTGTTGCAGTTGTTGGGGACGGAATTTTTCGGTTAAATGAGACAAACTGTGGCGCAAATCGTTAACGCGCTTGACTGTATCCATGTAGCAAAGGGCAAATCCTTCTTCAACCCCTGGTTCTGGCGGGTCGAGATGGTTCCGCGCTATGGCTGTGAGTCGGTCTATGGGGTCGAACAGTTGCCTGACTGTCTCGGCAATTTCAAATCCCTGTTCTGGCATGGGCGTTTCTTGGTTTTTTACTTGGTTTGCCAATTGGTGGGTGAGGTGGGCAAGTTGTTCTACTGGCAAAGCGATCGCTTCTTCAATTCTATCTAGCTCCTCATACAAGTATTGAGCATGTTTGGGACTGATGAATTTGCGCTGACGAACCAAACGGGCAACTTCCAAAAACGCCAAGACATTAGGGCACTTGCCACTTTGGTGATATTGTTTTTGAGAGCGAAGTAGGACTGTGCGATCGCTAACGGCTGGTTTTTTCTCCTGCGGGGCAGGCTGGTGGCTTTTTTCCGGGCGTTCAACTGGCGTCAGATGGGGAGAGCGTTCCAGTTGGCCATTGGGTTGTTCTTGGGGAGCTTGCATGGGCACCACTTTCCTTTCACTCATAGGTTCAAGGGTCCGCGATCGCTTTTTTGGCATCATGCCACGCGATCGCTTTATAATAACTACGACAAAAAACTGACTTTTTATGCAAATGGCTCAAAAATTTCTTCAGGGCATAAAAAGCATAGGTCAGTTTGAAGAAATCTCCCTATCAATCATCTGGGGATTCCGCCTCCGACTCCCCATCATCCGCAGCAGCAATCAAATACTCAAAATAGGCATCAATCGCCTCGCCCACCGCTGCATCGCGAGACATAGCCACATCTTCCCGTTGCGCGTGAGTCAGCGTCAGCAAACAAGCCGCACCACTGGTCACCACCGAAAGCAAAGCAAAAAACATCGGAAAGCCCAATCCCGCAACATCGCCAGTTTTTAGCTTATCGTACAAATTTAAAGCCGCCAAACGCACCGTTTCCGTACCAGATGTGAGTTGGTAGCTGTCATTAAAATGTCGTTGGAACAACTGCGGCAGTTCCTGCTGCAAAAACAGCACATCATCCCCAATTTCTCCGCGTTTGGCTAACTTTTGATTCCACTCCTTTTGTGCTTGTCGTTTCTGTTGGCTCGCTCGTTTTTCCAAACGCAACTTCCGTTGTTCCAGGGGTAAATTCTCCGTTGGCACCTGACTCCAATCCTTATTGCGTTCTGACCAACGACCGTACAATTCCACATAAGTTGCATCCCATTCCGGGTCGCTTTTGGGCAAGCGTTCCAGTTTGGCACGTGCCCTTTCGTAGGCTTCGCGGGCTTTTCGTGCCTGCTCAGTGGTCGCTGGTATCTCCTGAATTTTCTGAGTTTTCTCAGCAATCAAGTTCTCCGCCTTCATTCGCGCCAGTTGCGGGCGATTGTTCATGGCTTCCATGCCTACACCAGCAGCCACCGATTGTAAAACACTCATCGCCACCATAGCAGCAGCACCTGCCCGGCTCCAAGCGAGATTTTTGTGTTTGCGCCCTGCCACCGCCGTACCGTTGTCGTTGGTAAACTTGACAATCAGCAGATTAAGAACTACACTAGCGCCTACGGCAGGACCACCGCCAAAATCCTTAAAAGCGAAAAACAACAGCGGTTGGTTGGTAATGGCGTTAAAAAGACTGCCCACGCTAATCACCCGTGCCGTCAGCTGGGAATGTTCTTCCAATTCGCCGGTGACGTAGTGTTTGCCGTGGAACTCGCGCGGATTGGCTAGCAGCAAATTTTTGACAAATCGAACCGGTTTGGTAACTGTTTGCCAAGTGTTATCCACCCAAATGCGAACTTGGCTGCGTGGTTGGGCGGGTTGGGCGAGTTTGGGATCTTCTTCCCGTAGCGTTGCTGCTACTTGTTGGGCTTGTTCTTTTTCTTTTGGATCGGGAAGCGGTAAGTTTTTGGAATTTGCAGTCATAATGTCCCCCAGTAGAGTGTGATTTTTGGCTTTCACTATTTCCACGCTGACTAGGGGAATTTTTATGCATTTAAGGGAAAATTTTTCTGTGGGGGAGCAATGCTGTGGGGTGGGCGATGCCCACCCTACGAGGGTTTTGGCTCTTTAGAGAGGGGAGCAGTCAATCTAAATTTTCTCGCAAAGATTGGAAAATACGTTGTACAATCGATCGCAACTCGGCGCGATCGCTACTGTCTTCACCTTCCCGAATCAAAACTACCTCTTCTTTCTCCTCCGTTTCCGCAGATTGGGCAAGCAAAGACTCCAACTCTTGGGCAGCCGATTCCACCTGGAAACTCTCATCCGACTCCAAAAGCAAAGCTCGTTCTAACTGAGCCACAATCGCCAAACGCTGCTCTTCATCCCAACGATGCCAATAGGATTTTAACTCCGAAAATAGCGATTCTTCTGCCAGAGGATCCGCCATTTCCAGCAAATCCAATAGCTTCTCTTCCGACAGAAGGTCTTCGCGAGGAATGCTCAAATCCGGGAACTCCACCTCCAAAGCCGGCGTAAATCCCAAAATGGCTCCCCACGTATTGTCCGCATTCGTTTCTACAGCAATGTAGGCAATGCGATCGCTCATGACCGCCTGTTCCGGAATTTCTAAGGTTTCCGCATCGCTAGCCATAGGAATGCATTCTACCATACCCAAAAAGCGATCGCCCTCAAAAACCTCCAAATCCGCCAAATCCGTCAGCAAAGCCGTAACCACATTCCAACAACTGCTTTGCTGGTAATCGCAACCGTAACCAAAACGATTCAGATAGCGAGAAACCACCCAAACCGCAATGGCACGCCGACAAACCTCCGTAGCGCGTTCCGGCTGTACCTGGGAACCAAGCTTCATAATCTGTTCTTGGATACTTGGGGGAATAGGAACCAATTGGGCAAATTGTTGCGTATTCATCGAAAAACCTCCAAAAAATTGGAATAACTCTTATTCATGCCAAATCCGAAACCTAGAAACCACAAACTTAATCAACTTAACTTTAACCGTCCCCCTTTACAAGCTAGAGGGGGTTCTTTCACATTTCGGGGTTTGCCAAATCCGAAACCTAGAAACCATAAACTTAATCAACTTAACTTTAACCGTCCCCCTTTACAAGGGGGACTACAGGGGGTTCTTTCACATTTCGGGGTTTGCTAGAGCAGATTTCGTATAACTTCATCATTTTCATCATTTCTAGAACCTAAAAAAATCGATTGCCTGCCAACCAACACCCCCTAGACAACATAATTAAAAACTTCTTGCAATAAAGGCCTTAATTTTCTGGACCAGGCAGAATTCATCGTTCCTTCCTTCACCTCAAAATGTTCCGCCAACAGTTGAATCGTCCATTGTTCCCCCGCAACACAGCGTCGGTAAATTTCTAAAAACACCTGTTGGGCAGTAATAGGCGGTGGTGGCGTTTTGCGAACATAGCTATTTTTGTACTTGCCCTCAGCATCCTCTTCCAAAACTTGGCGCACCCTTTCCAGCAGTTCAGACACAGAAGGTTGGTTAGAAGCTGGCTGGGGAACCTCCTCAATATTGAAAGCCTCTCCCGTTCTGGCATCAATGCTAACAAACTGCGGTTGGTCTTGCTGGAGACCTCTGTATACCTTTTCACAGCGTCTATTCCAAAGCGTAATCGGACTGGCATCACCCTTATCCGGATCGTACTTTTTTTCCTCCGTCGTTCCCTTACCGCGAATATCCCCGTGAATTTTTCTTTCGATATAATCCCAAGCGTCATCCACCGCCTGGAAATATAGCAATTCATCCTCAAGGTTGGGGGGACACCA
This is a stretch of genomic DNA from Geitlerinema sp. PCC 9228. It encodes these proteins:
- a CDS encoding pentapeptide repeat-containing protein, translating into MVASNPPWLPPTQIAENYPKKTIVQLQKEKDTMWKTLKSILSKRDSQRSNIDSDLPKTPMTAQDFRKRLEAGERRFERLLLANIDLRGLDLTNLVLTDSELIGCDLSYTCLLYANFSRSILDFSNAKHVFAEGSNFSEASLVGCNLSQAYAAHVNFSNANLSQSNFTWADLRGANLADANLSQVNLATANLDGANLENTAGKNMYLKMLRLSVGSSVIRRKSR
- a CDS encoding DUF1822 family protein, with product MNTQQFAQLVPIPPSIQEQIMKLGSQVQPERATEVCRRAIAVWVVSRYLNRFGYGCDYQQSSCWNVVTALLTDLADLEVFEGDRFLGMVECIPMASDAETLEIPEQAVMSDRIAYIAVETNADNTWGAILGFTPALEVEFPDLSIPREDLLSEEKLLDLLEMADPLAEESLFSELKSYWHRWDEEQRLAIVAQLERALLLESDESFQVESAAQELESLLAQSAETEEKEEVVLIREGEDSSDRAELRSIVQRIFQSLRENLD